A genomic stretch from Candidatus Baltobacteraceae bacterium includes:
- a CDS encoding iron-sulfur cluster assembly scaffold protein, with amino-acid sequence MDFAKFQRLVEARPGFQTMESPTASGEYFSDSCGDMYNFFLRVGPGAVIEDISYFTTGCGFGTATCSLVVELAKGKTIEEAASITNADIEAQLAGYPEKKKDYPERALEALKVAIDDYRAKVASGSVPDYGAMSAPPRPVVASAPAAQTPSNGKITISLR; translated from the coding sequence GTGGATTTTGCCAAATTTCAGCGATTGGTCGAGGCGCGCCCGGGTTTCCAGACGATGGAATCACCCACGGCGAGCGGCGAGTACTTCAGTGACTCGTGCGGCGACATGTACAACTTCTTTTTGAGAGTCGGACCGGGAGCGGTGATCGAGGACATCTCGTACTTCACCACCGGCTGCGGCTTCGGTACCGCCACGTGCAGCCTGGTCGTCGAACTGGCGAAGGGCAAGACGATCGAGGAAGCGGCGTCGATTACGAACGCGGATATCGAGGCACAGCTCGCCGGTTACCCCGAGAAGAAGAAAGATTACCCGGAACGCGCGCTCGAGGCGCTCAAAGTCGCGATCGACGACTATCGTGCCAAGGTCGCGAGCGGTTCGGTACCGGATTACGGTGCGATGTCCGCGCCGCCGCGGCCGGTGGTGGCCTCGGCGCCGGCGGCGCAAACGCCGTCCAACGGCAAGATCACGATCTCGCTGCGCTAA
- the thpR gene encoding RNA 2',3'-cyclic phosphodiesterase, translating into MRLFAGIELDDTVRAACVNAQNRLRAANVDARYEPAEKLHVTLAFLGRIEAERRDDVNDVLRDAAARHTPFEIPFDRLGAFPNTRRPRIIYVGCYEAGAEFRTLSQHLRDAYRDRDFSFEADAVAHVTIARVKGGSSKPLPMLDVAPATLRVAQLVMFESLAHAGSTRYEVRERYDLSAARS; encoded by the coding sequence GTGCGGCTGTTCGCGGGCATCGAGCTGGACGACACGGTACGGGCCGCCTGCGTGAACGCGCAGAACCGCCTTCGCGCGGCAAATGTCGATGCACGCTACGAGCCGGCCGAAAAGCTGCACGTGACGCTCGCCTTTCTCGGCCGGATCGAAGCGGAACGCCGGGACGACGTGAACGACGTGCTGCGCGACGCCGCCGCCCGGCATACGCCCTTCGAAATCCCATTCGATCGACTCGGCGCGTTTCCGAACACGCGCCGCCCGCGGATCATCTACGTCGGCTGCTATGAAGCCGGTGCAGAGTTTCGAACGTTGAGCCAACACCTCCGCGATGCGTACCGCGATCGCGATTTCTCGTTCGAGGCCGATGCCGTGGCGCACGTGACGATCGCCCGCGTAAAGGGCGGCTCTTCGAAACCGTTACCGATGCTCGATGTGGCGCCTGCGACGCTGCGGGTCGCGCAGCTGGTGATGTTCGAGTCGCTCGCGCACGCGGGATCGACGCGTTACGAAGTGCGCGAGCGCTACGATCTTAGCGCAGCGAGATCGTGA
- a CDS encoding MBL fold metallo-hydrolase, whose protein sequence is MIVETFPVGLLACNATIVGDEDTREAIVVDGGDGVDDVLARLKQLGLRARYLIHTHAHFDHIADVGRLRASTRSSALLHHADLPIYHDQPRLVKLFGLPPIPEPVALDGDLSDGDRLTVGAVTCEVLHTPGHTPGSVCFALGNGETAILLTGDTLFAGSIGRWDLGGTSMEDIVQSIERKLMDYPDATHVVPGHGAFTTIGTERASNPYLRGR, encoded by the coding sequence ATGATCGTCGAGACGTTTCCGGTGGGATTGCTGGCGTGTAACGCGACCATCGTCGGTGATGAAGACACGCGCGAAGCAATCGTGGTCGACGGCGGCGACGGTGTCGACGACGTGCTGGCGAGGTTGAAACAGCTCGGCCTGCGGGCTCGCTACCTGATCCACACCCATGCGCACTTCGACCACATTGCGGACGTTGGCCGCTTGCGCGCCTCGACGCGGTCTTCTGCGCTGCTGCACCACGCCGATCTGCCTATTTATCACGATCAGCCGCGGCTGGTCAAGCTCTTCGGCCTGCCGCCGATTCCGGAACCGGTCGCGCTCGACGGCGATCTGAGCGACGGCGACCGCCTCACCGTCGGAGCCGTAACGTGCGAGGTGCTGCACACGCCCGGCCACACGCCCGGTAGTGTGTGTTTCGCGCTCGGCAACGGCGAGACGGCAATCCTCCTGACCGGTGATACGCTCTTCGCCGGTTCCATCGGCCGCTGGGATCTCGGCGGCACGTCGATGGAAGACATCGTGCAATCGATCGAGCGCAAACTGATGGACTATCCCGACGCAACGCACGTCGTTCCCGGACACGGCGCGTTCACGACGATCGGAACCGAACGCGCGAGCAATCCTTATTTGCGCGGAAGGTAG
- a CDS encoding flavin reductase family protein has protein sequence MKPAAAPAAFKTVMRRNPTGVTVVTSLREDEPRGITINAFASVCADPPTVLICVNREARSYLYISSSRAFCVNLLALEQRDLALRFSSGIKERQFEKIAYTTDVTGAPVLEGTIGYFDCVVEAEHHVGSHSIFIGRVLSCASRPGRPLGYYESAFRDFELGEA, from the coding sequence GTGAAGCCTGCGGCTGCACCGGCCGCGTTCAAGACGGTCATGCGCCGTAATCCGACCGGCGTCACCGTGGTGACCTCGCTGCGCGAGGACGAGCCGCGCGGCATCACGATCAACGCGTTCGCGAGCGTCTGCGCCGACCCGCCGACGGTGTTGATCTGCGTCAATCGCGAGGCGCGCAGCTACCTATACATCTCGAGTTCGCGGGCATTCTGCGTCAATCTGTTAGCGCTCGAACAGCGGGATCTCGCCCTGCGCTTCTCGAGCGGGATCAAAGAGCGCCAGTTCGAGAAGATCGCCTACACGACCGACGTGACCGGCGCGCCGGTGCTCGAGGGGACGATCGGATATTTCGATTGCGTGGTCGAAGCCGAGCACCACGTCGGTTCGCACTCGATCTTCATCGGGCGCGTGCTCTCGTGCGCCTCGCGCCCGGGACGCCCGCTCGGCTATTACGAGAGCGCGTTCCGCGATTTCGAGCTGGGGGAAGCATGA
- a CDS encoding O-methyltransferase has product MEDLMRYLDGLHPEQHPLLLELQQHGRKDGVPIVSRETGRFLSVMVHMMQANRILEIGTGYGYSTLWMALAQPQLGRIWTIDPDSERTSVALSYFQRAGEDDYITIFNQDTLELMNSFQVRNLDIVFIDADREHYREYLELAIPMLKLSGIVVIDDCLVGGLDEFNAYFLSHPALDATILPIGNGTGIGARIK; this is encoded by the coding sequence ATGGAAGACCTGATGCGCTATCTCGACGGCCTGCACCCCGAGCAGCATCCGCTGTTGCTCGAACTGCAGCAGCACGGCCGTAAGGACGGCGTTCCCATCGTCTCGCGGGAGACCGGACGCTTTCTCTCCGTCATGGTCCACATGATGCAAGCCAACCGGATCCTCGAAATCGGAACGGGGTACGGGTATTCGACGCTATGGATGGCGCTCGCTCAGCCGCAGCTCGGACGAATTTGGACGATCGATCCGGACAGCGAACGCACCAGCGTGGCCTTGTCGTATTTTCAGCGTGCGGGTGAAGACGACTATATTACGATCTTCAATCAGGATACGCTGGAGCTCATGAACAGCTTCCAGGTACGCAACCTCGATATCGTCTTCATCGACGCCGACCGCGAGCATTACCGCGAATACCTGGAATTGGCAATTCCGATGCTCAAGCTCTCGGGAATCGTCGTAATCGACGACTGTTTGGTGGGCGGGCTCGACGAGTTCAACGCCTACTTTCTCTCCCATCCTGCCCTCGATGCGACGATCCTGCCGATCGGCAACGGCACGGGCATCGGAGCACGTATCAAGTGA
- a CDS encoding LON peptidase substrate-binding domain-containing protein, with amino-acid sequence MARRLRLFPLNSVLFPGAVLNLHIFEPRYKQMINECLEAGEGFGVALIAEGAEAGDPNVLPHDVGSIAEIVDVQPLPFGRYFISTVGRNRFRIREVVSREPYLVADVDVIEEPEVPSDREVEELMPAVCALFEQYIDLLVEFSGSEGSVDLPEDPQSTSFLIGDMLQVAERVKQRLLEVADTKSRLRAEHDFLERLLPQLRKLLERRETELHERRERGEEDSYRGTQEKYFGRFFSQN; translated from the coding sequence ATGGCCCGGCGTTTACGCCTCTTTCCGCTGAACTCGGTGCTCTTTCCGGGGGCCGTGCTGAATTTGCACATCTTCGAGCCGCGCTACAAACAGATGATCAACGAATGTTTGGAAGCGGGCGAAGGTTTCGGCGTTGCCTTGATTGCGGAAGGGGCGGAGGCGGGTGATCCCAACGTCCTTCCGCACGACGTCGGATCGATTGCGGAGATCGTCGACGTTCAACCGTTGCCGTTCGGCCGGTACTTCATCTCGACGGTCGGCCGCAATCGCTTTCGCATTCGCGAAGTCGTCAGCCGCGAACCCTACCTCGTTGCCGACGTCGACGTGATCGAAGAACCGGAAGTGCCTTCCGATCGCGAAGTCGAAGAACTCATGCCCGCGGTGTGCGCGCTCTTCGAACAATACATCGATCTGCTGGTCGAATTCTCGGGCAGCGAGGGCAGCGTCGATCTTCCCGAGGATCCACAAAGCACCTCGTTTCTGATCGGCGACATGCTCCAAGTCGCCGAACGCGTCAAACAGCGTCTGCTCGAGGTGGCCGACACCAAATCGCGTCTGCGCGCCGAGCACGACTTCCTCGAACGCCTGCTCCCGCAATTGCGAAAACTACTCGAACGCCGCGAGACGGAGTTACACGAACGCCGCGAACGCGGCGAAGAGGATAGCTATCGCGGGACGCAAGAGAAATACTTCGGGAGATTCTTTTCGCAGAATTGA